In the Symmachiella macrocystis genome, ATTGTCAATCGTTTGTATTTTGAGCATCTGCGCAGCGTGCTAAAAAACGGCGGACTATATTCGCTAACGCTTGAGGAAAAAACGCTGGACGAGCCATTTCAGCACACGACGCCGGCGATGGAAAACGAATTGTTCGGCGCTTTTGAATGTGTCTTCGCCAGCGTCGGGCCGCCCAACGGTTCGCCCCGTTACGGCGATGTGATCATCCGTATGAAGGATACCGTCCGCGAAACCGGTTGGGCGACGCCGTTTAGCGGGATGCATTTCATCTATTCCATCCGCCATCAGCCCGCACGAAAAATGCAGGATCTCTTAGCCAGCGGCAAACCGCTCCCAACAGCGCGGACCAACCCGCTGAGTCTGGGATTCGATGATCGACTGAGTTATTCGCACTATATTGTCACGGAACAATATTGGCACAAGGCACTCGCTTATCAGGCGATTTTGGTACTACGCAACTTAGACAATTCAAAGTCGGGCGATCTCGCGCGACAACGCTTCGAGGCGATGCTGGTCGAACAGAATGCTGAGAAATTCTGGGCGCTCTTCATTCCGGCCCGTGAGAAAGGGTTATCGGCGGAAGCGGAAGCAGCACGGGTCCCATTTGGATATCTGGAAGCCAAGTTTCCCAGCAAGTTATCGATGGATTTCGTCACCTCCATCGAAGTCTCGCCCGAGCAACTCGCCGAAGTCCGCACGTGGCCCGAAGCAAAGCCGTATCTATCACGGATCCGTGTGAAGCCCAAGGGAGTGGACTAACTCAGCGGAACGAACCGTCGCAATTTGTTGGTTTCAGCATGCCGGGGCAGGTCGGGAACAACTTCGATGGACACCTCCGCATTGTTCAACCCTCCCTCGGCGAGTGCACGCACCAACGCCGTCTTCAGAGCGTCGGCAGGAATTTCGCCGTGTGTCATCGCCAGGACGCGCGCCCCGGCTGGAGTTTGCTGGACTTGGTATTCGCTGATATGCGGCTCTTGCCCGAGAATGCTCCGAAAAATCATAGGATGTATTTTGGTGTTCTCGCGATAGACAAACCAATTGTCTGCCCGGCCTTTGACTTCGGTGATCCGCCGGTATCCTGGAGCGTCCGGATTGGGGCCACCGTCAAGGACAACCGTATCGGTCAGTTCATAACGGATCATGGGCATCACCTGTCCGTACAATTTGGTCACCAGCAACCGGTCAGCCTGCGCAGCGTCGGACACCGGTTGATCGTGCTCGTCCACCGGTTCAAAGATCAAAAAGTCTTCGGCGATCGTCATGCCCGAATAAGAATTCCCCTCAGTGCCGGCCACACCGATTTCGACCGAGCCCCACTGGTTGTGAATATTTATGCCCCAGACCTGAAGCGCCATGTCGCGAGCCTGTTGCGGCAGCGGCTCAGAGTTGGTGGAAATACGTTGCAAATTGATCTGCAGCCGTCCATCAAGAGCTTCGGCGCACAATTCCTCAACGATCGAGGAATACCCAATCAGCCGGTCGGGTTGAAACGCATTCAGCCGCTCGACCATCGTGCGCATCGCGGTATTGGCGGAAAGCACAAGCACATCACGCTCAGGGTCAACCATGCTGGGAAACAATAACCGGCTGGCGTGCACATAGGACCCAGCACAGACAACTGCCGTCCGTTTCGGACCTGCCGGGGGATGGGCCACATCTTGCTGGGCTTCCATCCGCGTTGTGATGTTGGTGGTCACGACAAATGTTTCCCAATCCCACAGAAACAACCCGCGTTTGCCGGACGAACCGCCAGTGGCAGCGGCGTAATATTCATCCATGTAATACGCATTTGTCTCTTCGCCCGAGAGCAGACGCTTTAAGTGCGCATTCACATCATCCTGTTTCAACCGCCGGTCCGTAACAACATCGTCCCAGTGCGTCATCACATCCGCCTTGGTCATGGGTGGAATCTTTGCCAAGTCGCTGACCTCCAACGTACTCGCTTCCAAATGGCCCAAGCGCCCCGCGTGAAATGGCGATTCCTGCTGCGCTGCGGCCACAATCTTTCGCAGCCGCAACGTTTGTTCTTCTAAGACCCGGTCGCGACTCCAAGACAGCCGTTCGATCGCCTCGGCGGTAAACCCCCGCACGTCGGCAAGGTGTTTTTCTCGCAATGCTTTAAAATTGGCCATTCTCAGACGTGCTCCCATTCAAAACTTATCAAGGGCATTGCCCACTGCTTGCAGGCAATCGTATCGCCTCATCCCAAGGGATGCGACATCAGCCTATTTGAATATTCGTGAATAAACCGCTGCCACCACGTCGGACTTTGTTCTCCCGCATGATCTCGGTACCAACGGCGGATTCCGCACTCGCATCGAGTCGCTCCCTCTGTATAATTCGACTTCGCTACCATCGTCGGTGAGATGGCCGATTTGCGTCCTCCCCAACCGCACTCCCTATCCTGTCGGCATATTCGGCCGCAAGGATTTTTGAACGTTAAATTTCAACGTTGATAGTACAAAGGACCGACTTATGCCGATCACCGGCCCTCCGCTAGAAAAACCCGTGCTGCTCGCGGACATTTTGAAAATCGGTCTGGAGTCTAATCCCGATGCGGCGGCGATTGTTTCATCCGATAGAAGTTGGACGTGGCGGGAACTCGATGCGGCAAGTCGACGGTTGGCTGCCAATCTACTGGCCCTTGGCCTCAAACCGGGAGACCGAGCAGCTTCGCTCATGCCCAATCGGACCGATCTGGTGATCTATTATCTGGCTTGTTTAAAAGCAGGGCTGGTGGCCACGCCGCTGAACTATCGTTACCAGGCCCCAGAGATTGACCACGCGCTCGAAGTGACCGGTGCCTCGATCTTGCTGGCGCATGCAGAACGTGATGCCGATCTGGAACTCAGTCAATTGGCCGGACAATTGCCGTTGGGGCGCATCACCTACAATGCCGTCGACGACCGCCGGAGTTTCGAAGAACTGCTGCAAACAGAACCCACAGCGATGGACCTCCCTAGCCCGGCAGCTGATGAACCGGCGTTCATCTTCTTTACCTCAGGGAGCACCGGCAAACCCAAAGGGGTCACGCACACGCGCGAGACCTTCGGTTGGATGCTCGCCAGCGCCATTACTGGTTTTGAATTCGTCCCCGAGGATATTTTCCTACCCGCT is a window encoding:
- a CDS encoding phenylacetate--CoA ligase family protein, with amino-acid sequence MANFKALREKHLADVRGFTAEAIERLSWSRDRVLEEQTLRLRKIVAAAQQESPFHAGRLGHLEASTLEVSDLAKIPPMTKADVMTHWDDVVTDRRLKQDDVNAHLKRLLSGEETNAYYMDEYYAAATGGSSGKRGLFLWDWETFVVTTNITTRMEAQQDVAHPPAGPKRTAVVCAGSYVHASRLLFPSMVDPERDVLVLSANTAMRTMVERLNAFQPDRLIGYSSIVEELCAEALDGRLQINLQRISTNSEPLPQQARDMALQVWGINIHNQWGSVEIGVAGTEGNSYSGMTIAEDFLIFEPVDEHDQPVSDAAQADRLLVTKLYGQVMPMIRYELTDTVVLDGGPNPDAPGYRRITEVKGRADNWFVYRENTKIHPMIFRSILGQEPHISEYQVQQTPAGARVLAMTHGEIPADALKTALVRALAEGGLNNAEVSIEVVPDLPRHAETNKLRRFVPLS